The Petrotoga sibirica DSM 13575 genome includes a region encoding these proteins:
- a CDS encoding cytidine deaminase encodes MKDKTIVETLYEEAMKTRENAYTPYSNFKVGASLLSDNGEIFSGCNVENASYGLSLCAERNTIFSAVARGERKFKAMLIVAEGEAPVKPCGACRQVMAEFGDFDVYLANTKGKIEKTKVSELLPNAFGPKDL; translated from the coding sequence ATGAAGGATAAAACAATAGTTGAAACGTTGTATGAAGAAGCTATGAAAACAAGAGAAAATGCATATACTCCTTATTCTAATTTTAAAGTAGGTGCAAGTTTGTTATCGGATAACGGGGAAATATTTTCAGGTTGTAATGTGGAAAATGCTTCGTATGGATTATCTCTCTGTGCTGAAAGGAACACAATATTTTCCGCAGTTGCCAGGGGCGAACGTAAATTCAAAGCTATGTTAATCGTTGCAGAAGGTGAGGCACCTGTAAAACCATGTGGGGCATGTAGACAAGTAATGGCTGAATTCGGGGATTTCGACGTTTATTTGGCAAATACAAAAGGGAAGATAGAAAAAACGAAGGTAAGTGAGTTGCTACCAAATGCCTTTGGTCCAAAGGATCTATGA